AAGTACGCTGGAAGCGGAACCTGACAATGAGAAGTCTAACAAATAACGACTCTTATAGGTATAGTGAGCCTGCCCCACAATATCCATATAAGCTCTACCGGCATTTTGACCACGTTTAGTCATTTTATCCATAGCATAGAACAAGGTAGCATTCAACTTGTGGTCGGCACCCCAAGTCCTGTCATAATTTACCTGCGCATTTATATTGAGATGGCGAACCACATCCTTGATACTACTGGTAAAGTCCAAGGGAGTTTCATCTGTCAGCTTCTTGTATTGGTCTTTCTCGCCGTCCCATCCCATAGTTGCTTCTTCACTGGCAAATTTGCGCTGGTTGCGTTCCCAATAACGTGCCTCGTTGTCCAAGCCGATACGTGCGGTGGCCGACAATCCTTTGGTTATAAAATCCAATTTCTGCACAAATTTTACGTCAGCATAGAGATTACGGGATTGGCCACGCTCATAACCGGTACCTGAAATCAGTGCGATCGGATTATTGCGATAGATAGAGGTAGCTCCCCAAGTCCCATGAGAAGTTTTTATCGGCATGGCGCCGGAAGGAACCTGATACAATGCATTGAATATATCGGCAGTAGTAGTATAAGGACGGTTGTCTTCAGCGAAATTGCCACGAAGATTCAACTCTAATTTGGTAGTTGCACCCAACTTCACATCCAGATTGGTCAGAAAGTTCAGTTTGGAATACTTGAATTGAGTGGAATATCCATCGTTGTCATCCGTTGGTTGCAGAATGCCCTTATCGTTCAAATAATTCAACTGAGCGAAATACTGAACGTTCTCGCCGCCACCTTGCATAGAGAAGTTCACGTTGTTGCCATAACTATGATCGCGCAACGCTTCGTCCATCCAATCTACATTGGGGTAAAATTCAGGATAAGTCTGATTCTTGAAAGCATCCAATTCCCTGTCTGCATATCGAGGAGACAATCCGTCATTCTTTAATCCTTCATTCAAGGCTTGCGCATAAGTATATCCATCTACAAACTTAGGCAGGCGACGCGGAGTACCCATTTTGAATTCATAGTCGAGAGTGATGACCGGTTTGCCTGCATAGCCGCGTTTAGTCTTGATATAAACCACTCCGTTGGCACCACGGATGCCATATAAAGCAAGTGAAGTGGCGTCTTTAAGCACAGTCACTGATTCGATGTCCTGCACAGCCAGATTATCGATGCTGCGTTCAAAGCCATCAATCAATATCAGTGGACTCTTTTCGTTGGTAGTGCCTAAACCACGGATATAGAGTGTAGCACCGTTTTCCCATTCGTTACCCGCATTCTGCAATACCTGAAGACCGGGAATCAAGCCAAACAGGGAATTAGAGGCTACCGTACTCGTTCTGTGGCCCAAGCGCTCTGAAGTCGCCACGCCTCCGGCGGTAGTTGCTTCCTTTTTGTTGAACGAGATGCCCCGTCCATAATGTTGTATGCTGTCTGCTACCTGAGCTACTGAAACAGAAGAAAACAATAGCCCTGCAATTAATAGCTTTATACTTTTTTCCATAAGGATAGTATGATTACTTTATTCAATAATAAATTCTATTTTATTCCCAACCCGGATTCTGTACCAGTCCGTATCCCTTATTTATCTCTGTGGCAGGGAAAGCGCTCAGATACCACTTCGGTGTGAATCCACCAGCTTTCTGCCAGGCTCTTGCTGTCAGTTGTGGGAAATCAAATTTATATTCACCGGCAAACTTGTCTGTTCCCTCAGGTACTACATGACGATAAATATAAAGGCCATGCAAACGTTTGGTGAAATCGGCTTCACGCTTCCAACGGATCAAGTCGTAAAAGCGAACCTCTTCGTATCCGAACTCACAAGCCCGTTCACGAAGCACGGCTTCACGGAATTCTTTTTTATCCAAACCTGTTTTCA
The DNA window shown above is from Bacteroides faecium and carries:
- a CDS encoding SusC/RagA family TonB-linked outer membrane protein; protein product: MEKSIKLLIAGLLFSSVSVAQVADSIQHYGRGISFNKKEATTAGGVATSERLGHRTSTVASNSLFGLIPGLQVLQNAGNEWENGATLYIRGLGTTNEKSPLILIDGFERSIDNLAVQDIESVTVLKDATSLALYGIRGANGVVYIKTKRGYAGKPVITLDYEFKMGTPRRLPKFVDGYTYAQALNEGLKNDGLSPRYADRELDAFKNQTYPEFYPNVDWMDEALRDHSYGNNVNFSMQGGGENVQYFAQLNYLNDKGILQPTDDNDGYSTQFKYSKLNFLTNLDVKLGATTKLELNLRGNFAEDNRPYTTTADIFNALYQVPSGAMPIKTSHGTWGATSIYRNNPIALISGTGYERGQSRNLYADVKFVQKLDFITKGLSATARIGLDNEARYWERNQRKFASEEATMGWDGEKDQYKKLTDETPLDFTSSIKDVVRHLNINAQVNYDRTWGADHKLNATLFYAMDKMTKRGQNAGRAYMDIVGQAHYTYKSRYLLDFSLSGSASSVLDPDNRWGIFPAIGAGWILSEESALKADWLDMLKLRASYGIAGRADFGTQLFRSSYSGGSSYFFGDTPTSIGGLKESRLAVDGLTYEKSHKLNAGFDFMAWRRLSVTIDGYYDHRTDILVNGDGALSSVLGIATPSINNGIVNSYGVEVAASWKDKIGNVYYQLGGQFSFNRNEIKEMNEVYRPYDYLKRTGHSVGQYFGYEVEGIYKSQQEIDEREVKQVLDEVQPGDLKFKDQNGDKIIDEYDQVALGYSSICPEIYYGFNLAAEYKGFGFTALFQGVANYSQLLDTRSIYRPLVNNNTISQHYYDNRWTANNPDGKYPRLTYNGSKNNYNTNSLWVADASFLKLRTLEIYYQLPERWMKSLPGVSQARVFARGHDLFSIDKMDGVIDPELTGASHPLMSQYTFGVNLRF